One Tubulanus polymorphus chromosome 5, tnTubPoly1.2, whole genome shotgun sequence DNA segment encodes these proteins:
- the LOC141906457 gene encoding uncharacterized protein LOC141906457 — protein MLARVGTITRLGSSVIRSQAVRCMSGGHTPAHWKTEKELDMINKVHMDFYPVPAGSWQENYNKRNRKMNLQMAGATAFLVGTLGLMVSRECFDFSEITDVTKVKLSGPGLKYE, from the exons ATGCTCGCCAGGGTTGGAACAATCACCAGATTGGGTTCATCTGTTATTC GTAGTCAAGCTGTAAGATGTATGAGTGGTGGTCATACTCCAGCTCACTggaaaactgaaaaagaacTTGATATGATCAATAAAGTTCACATGGATTTCTACCCAGTGCCGGCCGGCTCGTGGCAAGAAAATTACAACAAACGCAACAGAAAGATGAACTTGCAAATGGCAGGGGCGACAGCATTCCTTGTTGGCACGCTAGGTTTG atggtCAGCAGGGAGTGTTTcgatttcagtgaaatcacCGACGTCACCAAAGTGAAACTCTCCGGTCCTggattgaaatatgaataa
- the LOC141906455 gene encoding vacuolar protein-sorting-associated protein 36-like: MDRFIWVDVTGGNIGETNVIQQSGVRLYDGNERTEFDCGVLILTTHRLLWKDSKDQTCIIAISLSQIIYVEEQPSGFAKSAKIVIHLSPVPANRPQGPVTHSSSSFVRTSFREAGQVEFMRCLQEELKQRRWEHKLPTPTKPTTGRIIRTGIVGIERNIQLKNKATDQNISLAFEDLSKLIEKAKDMVNLSKSIAEKIRLKKGDITEDETIKFKSYLLSMGIPDPVTRETHGTGNKYYSELARQLAEVLQQPIQECGGMMTLTDAYCRVNRARGMQLLSPEDLVNACRLFEELNLSVRLRAFDSGVMVLQLSSQNEQEIIKQCFELVEQTGSLTANEFAQVIGVSVILAKQRLLVTERCGKLCRDESVEGLRFYPNLFLTRDAAS, translated from the exons ATGGATAGGTTTATCTGGGTAGATGTTACTGGTGGTAATATTGGAGAGACGAATGTCATTCAGCAGTCTGGTGTTCGACTTTATGACGGCAATGAACGA aCAGAATTCGATTGTGGtgttttgattttaacaaCTCATAGATTGTTATGGAAGGATTCTAAAGATCAG ACATGTATTATAGCTATATCGTTATCACAGATAATCTATGTGGAAGAACAACCTTCAGGATTTGCTAAAag tGCAAAGATAGTAATTCACTTGAGTCCTGTACCAGCAAACAGACCTCAAGGACCTGTAACTCACAGTTCTAGTTCATTTGTTCGAACCAGTTTTCGAGAGGCTGGGCAAGTGGAG TTCATGAGATGTTTACaagaagaattaaaacaaagaaGATGGGAACATAAGTTACCGACTCCAACAAAACCAACGACA GGTCGCATAATTCGTACCGGAATCGTAGGAATTGAACGCaatattcaactgaaaaataaaGCGACCGACCAAAATATTTCACTCGCCTTTGAAGATTTGAGTAAACTGATCGAGAAA GCTAAAGATATGGTGAATTTATCGAAGTCAATTGCTGAGAAAATTCGCCTGAAAAAAGGAGATATAACAGAAGATGAAACAATCAAGTTTAAGTCATATTTATTGAGTATGGGTATACCTGATCCTGTTACACGTGAAACTCACGGAACTGGTAATAAATACTATTCAGAACTAGCTCGACAGCTTGCCGAGGTTTTACAACAACCTATTCAG GAATGTGGCGGGATGATGACTTTAACTGATGCATATTGCAGAGTGAATAGAGCACGAGGAATGCAg TTATTGTCTCCTGAAGATCTAGTGAATGCTTGTCGATTATTCGAAGAATTAAATCTATCAGTCAG ATTACGAGCGTTTGATAGTGGTGTGATGGTTTTACAACTCAGTTCACAGAATGAACAGGAAATCATTAAACAATGCTTTGAACTC GTTGAACAAACTGGTTCATTGACCGCAAATGAATTTGCTCAAGTTATTGGTGTTTCAGTTATACTTGCTAAACAAAG ATTACTGGTAACGGAAAGATGCGGTAAATTATGTCGAGATGAATCAGTGGAAGGTTTACGATTTTATCCTAATCTATTCCTTACAAGAGATGCTGCATCTTGA